A segment of the Promicromonospora sukumoe genome:
TGCGCGGGGACGACCCGCTGAACCGGCTGGTGGCGGAGACCGACCTGCCGGTCGTCGTCGGCGGCCGGCCGATGCGCGGCGAGGCCCGCTGGTACGTCGACGTCGACAACCGGGGCGGTGCCCGCCTCGCGACCGAGCACCTGCTCGGGTCCGGACGACGTCGGATCGCCACCATCACCGGCCCGATGGACCTGCAGGCGTCGGTCGCCCGGTACGACGGGTTCGTCGACGCCATGGCGGTGGCGGGACGCGGCTCCGACCTGGTCGAGCACGCCGACTTCAGCTTCGAGGGCGGCGCCCAGGCGATGGCGCGGCTGCTCGCCGTCGACCCTGACATCGACGGCGTCTTCGCGGCGTCGGACAACATGGCGGCCGGCGCCGTCCGTACCCTGAAGGCGCAGGGGCGTCGCGTGCCCGACGACGTCGCCGTGGTCGGCTTCGACGACCTGGAGATCGCGCAGCACACGGAGCCGGCGCTCACCACCGTCAGCCAGCCGATCCGTGGCCTCGGTCAGGAGATGGCCACGATGCTGGTGCGGCTGATCGGTGGTGAGTCGCCGACCCCGGTCATCCTGCCGACCCGCCTGGTCGTGCGGGGATCGGCTCCGGCCTCGGACTGACTCCGTGTCGGGTGAGGTCAGTACTGCGTGTACTTGACCCACTCGTAGGTCGCCGTCCGCTGGCCGGTGTAGTTGAACGGCCCGAGCCAGCCGTCGACGCCGGTGCCCGGCCACAGGTTCATCATGATGCGCTGCGGACGCGTGGGCAGTGGGCCGCGCGAGCCGTTCTCCTGGTGGACGAGGCGGCCGTCGACGAACCAGTTGATCGTGCCGCCGTTCCACCACTCGATGGCGTAGTCGTGGTACCCGGCCGCGGCGTCGAAGCCGAGGTCGATGACCGACTCGTGGCCGCCGACGCCGTTCGTGAAGTAGTTGGTCTGCATCTGCCGGGTGTTCTTGCCGAGGATCTCGACGTCGATCTCGTCCCACGGCTGGCCGTCGCCCGGCCCCGTGTAGGTGAAGAACGAGGTGACGATGCCCGACCCGGACGCCGCCTTCATCCGCACCTCGAAGCGCCCGTAGGAGTAGAGCTCGTTGCTGCGGTACTCCCCGGAGGCGTACGGCCGGCCCGAGCAGCCGCCCGGGCAGGAGGTGTTGTCCAGGTTCAGGCCCAGGACGCCGCCGTTGTGCCAGGCGTGGTCGGCGCGCCAGCCCGCGTTGAACATGCCGCCGTTGGTCCAGCCGTCGGCCTTGTGCCAGCGCGCCGTGTTGTAGGTATCGAGGTTGTCGGTGAAGCTGCCGCCGACTGCGGCAGCCGGGGGCGTCAGGCCCGGGGTGGCCGTGAGCCCGAGCAGCAGGCCGAGGGCCAGTGCTGGGGCAAGGAGCCGGCGTCGGCGCCTGGCTTTGGCTCGGTCTCGGGTGGTGGAGCGGTGCTGCGTCGTCGTTGATCGCATGCGTGCCTCCGTCTTTCTTGGGGTTTGGTTTTTGGCTGGTTGGTGGGTGGCGTCAGGAGCGGACGCCGCCGTCAGTGGTGCGCGCCGAGCCGCGGCTGGGCGAGCTCGATGAGCTCCCGTGCCTGCTCGGGGAACCAGTGGCCGGCGGCCGG
Coding sequences within it:
- a CDS encoding LacI family DNA-binding transcriptional regulator, with protein sequence MPDRVLKVPTLDEVAQRAGVSRSVASRAMNNARNVSPAKREAVARAASELGYVPNATARALATSTGGSVVLAVSDDDPALFGDPFFSQVLVGVAGALDRSELDLTLMLASSERGQARLDRLLRSRRSDGLMLMALRGDDPLNRLVAETDLPVVVGGRPMRGEARWYVDVDNRGGARLATEHLLGSGRRRIATITGPMDLQASVARYDGFVDAMAVAGRGSDLVEHADFSFEGGAQAMARLLAVDPDIDGVFAASDNMAAGAVRTLKAQGRRVPDDVAVVGFDDLEIAQHTEPALTTVSQPIRGLGQEMATMLVRLIGGESPTPVILPTRLVVRGSAPASD
- the bglS gene encoding beta-glucanase, with the translated sequence MRSTTTQHRSTTRDRAKARRRRRLLAPALALGLLLGLTATPGLTPPAAAVGGSFTDNLDTYNTARWHKADGWTNGGMFNAGWRADHAWHNGGVLGLNLDNTSCPGGCSGRPYASGEYRSNELYSYGRFEVRMKAASGSGIVTSFFTYTGPGDGQPWDEIDVEILGKNTRQMQTNYFTNGVGGHESVIDLGFDAAAGYHDYAIEWWNGGTINWFVDGRLVHQENGSRGPLPTRPQRIMMNLWPGTGVDGWLGPFNYTGQRTATYEWVKYTQY